A window of Lepidochelys kempii isolate rLepKem1 chromosome 1, rLepKem1.hap2, whole genome shotgun sequence contains these coding sequences:
- the KLHL42 gene encoding kelch-like protein 42 has protein sequence MSRAEPAGAGAGAGAGADGEGDEEEEVVRIRLGDRCYPVCKRKLIEQSDYFRALFRSGMREAGQGQEEQQLRGGLSALGLELVLDFINTSCLARLEQEEGGEQEPPLLEELIEAASYLQVTPLLRLLLSQVRLGNCLELHRLAQVYGLQDLQDACLDFMAAHYHQVLRRPEARPHLLLPSALRQQLMERRMKGTATLLAIGDFVGASSLGLAPRRHLQEQAPWSMLRYDEVAQRWLPLANNLPLDLVNVRGYGSAMLDNYLFVIGGYRITSQEISAAHCYNPCINEWSQMASMNQKRSNFKLLAVNGKLYAIGGQSLSNVECYSPEHDWWNFVASMPNPLAEFSACECKGKIYVVGGYTTRDRNMNILQYCPISDCWTNFELCDVHIRKQQMLSVEETIYLVGGCIHELGPNQKSSQSEDMLTVQSYNIATREWLYLKENTSKSGLNLTCTLHNDGIYIMSRDITPSTSLEHRIFLKYNIFSDSWESLRRFPAFGQNMLVCSVYLPNMIEV, from the exons aTGTCCCGCGCGGagccggctggggctggggctggggctggggctggggcggacGGGGAgggggacgaggaggaggaggtggtgcggATCCGGCTGGGGGACAGGTGCTACCCGGTCTGCAAGAGGAAGCTGATCGAGCAGAGCGACTATTTCCGCGCCCTGTTCCGCTCGGGCATgcgggaggcagggcaggggcaggaggagcagcagctgcgCGGGGGGCTCAgcgccctggggctggagctggtgcTGGACTTCATCAACACCTCGTGCCTGGCCCggctggagcaggaggagggCGGCGAGCAGGAGCCCCCTCTGCTGGAGGAGCTGATCGAGGCCGCCTCCTACCTGCAGGTCACCCCGCTGCTGCGCCTGCTCCTCTCCCAGGTGAGGCTGGGCAACTGCCTGGAGCTGCACCGCCTGGCCCAGGTCTATGGCCTGCAGGACCTGCAGGACGCCTGCCTGGACTTCATGGCTGCCCATTACCATCAGGTGCTGCGGAGACCTGAGGCCCGCCCCCACCTGCTCCTGCCCAGCGCCCTCCGGCAGCAGCTGATGGAGAGGCGGATGAAGGGCACCGCCACCCTCCTGGCTATCGGAGACTTTGTGGGTGCCTCCTCTCTGGGCCTGGCCCCGCGCCGCCACCTGCAAGAGCAAGCCCCTTGGTCTATGCTGAGGTATGATGAGGtggcccagaggtggctgcccttGGCCAACAACCTGCCCCTGGATCTCGTGAACGTCCGAGGCTACGGGTCGGCGATGCTGGACAACTACCTGTTTGTCATCGGGGGCTATAGGATCACCAGTCAAGAGATATCGGCTGCCCACTGTTATAACCCCTGCATAAATGAATGGAGTCAGATGGCTTCAATGAACCAAAAGAG GTCCAATTTTAAGCTTTTGGCTGTAAATGGGAAGCTCTATGCCATTGGTGGTCAGTCCCTTTCCAATGTGGAGTGTTACAGCCCAGAGCACGACTGGTGGAATTTTGTGGCATCTATGCCAAACCCTCTTGCAGAATTCTCAGCTTGTGAATGCAAGGGCAAAATTTATGTTGTTGGGGGATATACTACAAGAG ACAGGAATATGAACATTTTGCAGTACTGTCCCATCTCTGACTGCTGGACCAACTTTGAGCTGTGTGATGTCCACATTCGCAAACAGCAGATGCTCTCTGTTGAGGAAACCATCTACCTGGTAGGGGGTTGTATTCATGAACTGGGACCTAACCAAAAATCCAGCCAAAGTGAGGACATGTTAACAGTGCAGTCTTACAACATTGCTACCAGAGAATGGCTCTACCTCAAGGAGAACACGTCCAAATCAGGTCTCAACTTGACTTGTACTCTCCATAATGATGGGATCTATATAATGAGCAGAGATATTACGCCATCTACAAGCTTGGAACACCGGATTTTTCTTAAGTATAATATTTTTTCAGACAGTTGGGAGTCACTGAGACGCTTTCCGGCCTTTGGACAAAACATGTTGGTCTGCTCTGTATATTTGCCCAATATGATAGAAGTGTAA